The Dyadobacter subterraneus genome window below encodes:
- the gmk gene encoding guanylate kinase: protein MKGKLIIFSAPSGSGKTTIVRHLLNKYSSQLAFSVSACTRSRREYEVDGKDYYFLSIEDFRQRIANQEFAEWEEVYAGNYYGTLKAEIQRLWDEGKHVVFDVDVKGGLKLKEAYEKNALAVFVKVSSEEEIQRRLGGRGTETEKTLATRLAKVRYELSFEHEFDTVVVNDNLEDALKEAENLIEEFIKA from the coding sequence GTGAAAGGTAAGCTTATCATATTTTCTGCCCCATCAGGTTCTGGGAAGACAACCATAGTCCGGCATCTTTTAAATAAGTATTCCTCGCAATTAGCGTTTTCGGTTTCGGCTTGTACACGTTCCCGTCGCGAATATGAAGTGGACGGGAAAGACTATTACTTTTTATCCATCGAAGATTTCAGACAAAGAATTGCAAATCAGGAATTTGCTGAATGGGAAGAAGTGTATGCCGGAAATTATTACGGAACTTTGAAAGCTGAGATTCAAAGACTCTGGGATGAAGGAAAACATGTAGTTTTCGATGTGGATGTGAAAGGTGGGCTGAAATTGAAAGAAGCTTATGAAAAAAATGCGCTGGCTGTTTTTGTAAAAGTTTCGTCCGAGGAAGAAATCCAGCGCAGACTTGGAGGCCGCGGCACTGAAACAGAAAAAACACTGGCAACACGTCTTGCAAAAGTTCGTTATGAACTAAGTTTTGAACATGAGTTTGATACTGTGGTTGTTAACGACAATTTAGAAGACGCTTTAAAAGAAGCAGAAAATCTT
- a CDS encoding phosphohydrolase: MNASSHTPSVTEEAQKQTMKHSCEHHAECMKIIQAILDDEATEAEKDHFRENMDKCLPCIEAYRLEKCIKESLTLKLVKKPCPQSIMDTILSKVNS; the protein is encoded by the coding sequence ATGAATGCATCTTCCCATACGCCTTCTGTTACAGAAGAAGCGCAAAAACAAACCATGAAGCATAGTTGCGAGCATCATGCCGAATGCATGAAAATCATTCAGGCGATTCTCGATGATGAAGCTACGGAAGCAGAAAAGGATCATTTCAGGGAAAACATGGATAAATGCCTTCCTTGTATCGAGGCGTATCGTCTTGAAAAATGCATAAAGGAATCACTAACTCTTAAATTGGTGAAGAAACCTTGCCCTCAGAGTATTATGGATACGATTTTATCCAAAGTAAATAGTTAG
- a CDS encoding sigma-70 family RNA polymerase sigma factor: protein MSVAMSESITTNEYTDDLRYEIFNREFMPHIDSMYNFAFRLTMDEDDANDLVQDTYLKAFRFISSFEQGTNAKAWLFRILKNSFINDYRKKSKEPSKVDYQEVETTYNSEEASDTTYTVDLRADAVQELIGDEVANALNALPVDFRTVIILCDIEGFTYEEMAKILDIPIGTVRSRLHRARNLLKEKLKSYASSMGYDS from the coding sequence ATGTCAGTTGCCATGTCAGAATCGATCACCACTAATGAATACACAGACGATCTCCGTTACGAGATTTTCAATCGTGAATTCATGCCACACATAGACTCCATGTATAACTTCGCCTTCCGCCTAACCATGGATGAAGACGATGCAAACGACCTGGTGCAGGACACATACCTGAAAGCTTTCCGGTTTATTTCTTCTTTTGAGCAAGGTACAAATGCCAAAGCATGGCTTTTCCGTATCCTCAAAAACAGCTTTATTAACGATTATCGTAAAAAAAGTAAAGAACCGTCCAAAGTAGATTATCAGGAAGTTGAAACTACTTATAATTCCGAAGAAGCGTCAGATACAACTTACACTGTCGACCTTCGTGCGGATGCAGTTCAGGAGCTAATTGGAGACGAAGTTGCCAATGCGTTGAATGCACTGCCTGTTGACTTTCGTACTGTAATTATTTTGTGTGACATTGAAGGATTTACTTATGAGGAAATGGCCAAAATCCTTGACATTCCGATAGGTACAGTCCGGTCAAGATTGCACCGTGCGCGTAACCTTTTGAAAGAAAAACTAAAAAGTTATGCAAGTTCAATGGGCTATGATTCATAA
- the mreC gene encoding rod shape-determining protein MreC, giving the protein MLQLVDFVARNRFFLVFILLEVFSGWLIVRSNSYWGATYFNTSNYYVAKTLALSSSAQEYTHLDEVNSDLAAENARLNALVATLSQKNAKDAPLGYVPDSAFNSRFTYTVAKVVDNEINRTNNYITIDKGTKDGIQPDMGVISATGVVGKVRFCSENYSIITSILHSQFMVSSKLVRSKEIGTAKWPGKDPNFLDLVDVSRYTKVYKGDSAVTSNMNSVFPPGIMVGKVKSVTVHPDQTFYNISLELATDFRNLSYVYVVKNRQLGEQEKLKQRIGDRQ; this is encoded by the coding sequence ATGCTTCAGCTAGTAGATTTCGTTGCCCGGAATCGTTTCTTTTTGGTATTTATCTTGCTGGAAGTTTTCAGCGGATGGTTAATTGTGCGCAGTAATTCGTATTGGGGTGCTACTTATTTTAATACCTCTAATTACTACGTTGCCAAAACACTTGCCCTTTCCAGCTCTGCCCAGGAATACACCCATCTCGACGAAGTCAACTCAGATCTTGCAGCAGAAAACGCACGGCTCAATGCTTTGGTGGCGACACTAAGTCAGAAAAATGCGAAGGACGCTCCTCTTGGTTATGTTCCGGATTCGGCTTTTAATTCAAGATTTACGTATACCGTTGCGAAAGTTGTAGATAATGAAATCAACAGGACCAACAATTACATTACAATCGACAAAGGTACTAAGGACGGAATTCAACCTGATATGGGTGTAATTTCTGCCACCGGAGTTGTTGGTAAAGTACGTTTTTGTTCAGAAAATTATTCGATCATTACTTCGATCCTGCATTCCCAATTTATGGTTTCTTCCAAACTGGTTAGAAGCAAGGAAATTGGAACGGCCAAATGGCCAGGAAAAGACCCTAATTTTCTGGATCTTGTAGACGTTTCCCGTTACACCAAAGTTTATAAAGGAGATTCTGCCGTAACTTCCAATATGAATTCCGTTTTCCCGCCAGGCATCATGGTTGGGAAAGTTAAATCCGTCACTGTTCATCCCGATCAGACTTTTTACAATATCAGCCTTGAACTGGCAACCGACTTTAGAAACCTTTCTTATGTCTATGTGGTGAAAAATCGGCAACTTGGGGAACAGGAAAAATTAAAACAACGCATAGGAGATCGCCAATGA
- a CDS encoding rod shape-determining protein, whose product MGLFDFLTSDIAIDLGTANTLIIHKDTVVVDEPSIIAMDKTTGKVLAIGHTAMQMHEKTNENIKTIRPLKDGVIADFTAAEMMIRGMIKMIDTGSRFFTPSHRMVVCIPSGITEVEKRAVKDSCEHAGAKEVYMVHEPIAAAIGIGIDITQPNGVMIVDIGGGTTEIAVIALSGIVCEQSVRIAGDVFTRDIVDYMRREHNLLIGERSAELIKMAIGSASPELENALEDYQVRGRDLMTGIPKEIRVTYSEIAYSLDKSISKIEEGVMKALEISPPELSADIFKNGIWLTGGGALIHGLDRRISQKTKLPVHIADDPLKAVVKGTGEVLKNLELYKPVLIS is encoded by the coding sequence ATGGGATTGTTTGATTTTTTGACAAGTGATATTGCGATTGATTTGGGTACGGCAAATACTCTGATTATCCATAAAGATACAGTAGTTGTTGATGAACCATCAATTATCGCCATGGATAAAACCACTGGCAAAGTATTAGCGATAGGCCATACGGCCATGCAAATGCATGAAAAGACGAATGAGAATATTAAGACCATTCGCCCTCTAAAAGACGGTGTAATTGCCGACTTTACCGCTGCGGAAATGATGATCCGCGGCATGATCAAGATGATTGATACCGGCAGCCGCTTTTTCACTCCGTCCCATCGCATGGTTGTTTGTATACCATCAGGAATTACTGAGGTTGAAAAACGTGCCGTAAAAGATTCATGTGAACACGCTGGCGCAAAAGAAGTATACATGGTTCATGAACCGATTGCTGCCGCAATTGGTATCGGTATTGACATTACCCAGCCAAATGGTGTGATGATCGTTGATATTGGTGGTGGTACTACTGAAATTGCCGTTATCGCATTGTCAGGTATCGTTTGTGAACAATCTGTACGTATTGCAGGTGATGTTTTCACAAGAGATATTGTTGATTACATGCGCCGTGAACACAATCTTTTGATTGGTGAACGTTCTGCCGAATTAATTAAAATGGCAATCGGATCAGCTTCTCCTGAATTGGAAAATGCATTGGAAGATTACCAGGTCCGCGGACGTGATTTGATGACTGGTATTCCAAAAGAAATTCGCGTTACTTACAGTGAGATCGCTTATTCGTTGGATAAATCAATATCTAAAATTGAAGAAGGCGTAATGAAGGCTTTGGAGATTTCTCCTCCTGAACTTTCAGCTGATATTTTCAAAAATGGTATCTGGCTTACGGGTGGTGGTGCTTTGATCCATGGTTTGGACAGACGCATCTCCCAAAAAACTAAATTACCTGTACACATTGCAGACGATCCGTTAAAAGCGGTGGTAAAAGGTACTGGTGAGGTCCTTAAAAATCTGGAATTGTACAAACCTGTTTTGATTTCGTAG
- a CDS encoding GH3 auxin-responsive promoter family protein, which yields MGIKALLSHPLAKYIVEEQQNWIAKSTQVQEEWRAKLVEKAVNTKFGKDHFFKDIHTYEEYKEAVPVRDYEDLKGYIAYLKNGESDILWPGKPLYFAKTSGTTSGTKYIPITKESIPNHINSARNAILSYIAETGKAEFLDNKLIFLSGSPVMTETGGVLTGRLSGISNHHVPAYLRANQLPSYETNCIEDWETKLDKIIDETIDQPMSLISGIPPWVQMYFDRIIDRTGKKIKDVFPDFSLFIYGGVNFEPYRAKLYESIGKRIDSIELYPASEGFFAYQDSQMEEGLLLLLNSGIFFEFIPVENFFDDKPKRLSIKEVEIGKNYAVVVSSNAGLWGYSIGDTIKFVSTDPYRILVTGRIKHFISAFGEHVIGEEIEKALRYAMERHPEVEVVEFTVAPMVTPNQGSLPYHEWFVEFATLPVNMEQFVNDIDRRLTELNVYYDDLIKGSILRKLVMTPLRKNSFIDYMRASGKLGGQNKVPRLSNDRNIADALTKINSL from the coding sequence ATGGGAATCAAAGCACTTTTGAGCCATCCTTTGGCTAAATATATTGTTGAAGAACAGCAAAACTGGATTGCAAAAAGCACCCAGGTGCAGGAAGAATGGCGTGCAAAACTGGTTGAAAAAGCAGTAAATACGAAGTTCGGAAAGGATCATTTCTTTAAAGATATTCATACTTATGAAGAATATAAAGAAGCAGTTCCGGTTCGGGATTATGAAGATTTAAAGGGTTATATCGCCTATCTGAAAAATGGGGAATCTGACATTCTCTGGCCGGGAAAACCGCTTTATTTTGCCAAGACATCAGGTACGACTTCTGGTACAAAATATATTCCCATAACAAAGGAATCAATTCCAAATCATATAAATTCGGCCAGAAACGCTATTTTAAGCTATATTGCTGAAACAGGAAAGGCTGAATTTCTGGACAATAAACTGATCTTTCTTTCAGGAAGTCCTGTGATGACAGAAACCGGCGGCGTACTAACCGGACGTTTGTCAGGTATTTCCAATCACCACGTTCCTGCCTATTTACGGGCGAATCAATTACCAAGTTACGAGACCAATTGTATTGAAGACTGGGAGACGAAACTGGACAAAATCATTGATGAAACAATAGACCAGCCTATGTCGCTGATCTCCGGAATTCCTCCCTGGGTTCAGATGTATTTTGACCGGATTATTGACAGAACAGGAAAGAAGATCAAAGACGTTTTTCCGGACTTTTCTCTCTTTATTTATGGCGGCGTAAACTTTGAACCGTATAGAGCAAAACTTTACGAATCGATCGGAAAAAGAATCGATTCAATTGAATTGTATCCGGCGTCAGAAGGTTTCTTCGCCTACCAGGATTCCCAAATGGAAGAAGGGCTGCTTTTGCTCTTAAATTCAGGCATCTTTTTCGAGTTTATTCCGGTTGAAAACTTTTTTGACGACAAACCGAAAAGGCTTTCGATCAAAGAGGTTGAGATCGGTAAAAATTATGCGGTAGTCGTAAGTAGTAATGCCGGCCTTTGGGGTTATTCCATTGGTGATACGATCAAGTTTGTTTCAACGGATCCGTACCGGATTTTGGTGACCGGGAGAATTAAACATTTTATTTCCGCTTTTGGAGAACATGTCATTGGCGAAGAGATTGAAAAAGCACTTCGCTATGCCATGGAACGTCATCCGGAAGTGGAAGTGGTTGAATTTACCGTTGCGCCGATGGTCACACCAAATCAGGGAAGTTTGCCATATCACGAATGGTTTGTTGAATTTGCAACGTTGCCGGTAAATATGGAACAGTTTGTGAATGATATTGACAGGCGGCTTACGGAATTAAATGTTTATTATGATGATTTAATTAAGGGAAGCATTTTACGTAAGTTGGTAATGACTCCGTTGCGTAAAAATTCCTTTATCGATTATATGAGAGCCAGCGGAAAATTGGGCGGGCAAAATAAAGTACCCAGACTTTCCAACGACCGGAACATCGCAGATGCGCTGACGAAGATTAATTCGCTGTAA
- a CDS encoding 1-deoxy-D-xylulose-5-phosphate reductoisomerase, producing MSKKRIAILGSTGSIGTQALDVIEANPEIFSVEVLTAQNNADLLIEQAVKFLPKVVVIGNELFYDKVSAALSSFSIKVYGGNSALVSVVESDSIDIVLTAMVGYAGLLPTIHAIKAGKDIALANKETLVVAGELITNLAKEYNVSIYPVDSEHSAIFQCLAGEENNPIEKIILTASGGPFRGKDSAFLASVTKLQALKHPNWSMGAKITIDSATLMNKGLEVIEAKWLFDLSANQIDVIVHPQSIIHSMVQFEDGSIKAQMGLPDMKLPIQYALHYPYRLKSSFPRFDFTAYPSLTFEKPDLETFRNLAIAYQALEKKGNAACIVNAANEIAVEAFLQDRIGFLEISDVIIESIAKIDYVENPTYLDYVDTNEATRRFALEMIQVKV from the coding sequence ATGTCAAAAAAAAGAATAGCCATTTTAGGCTCCACAGGTTCTATCGGAACGCAGGCTTTGGATGTCATTGAAGCCAATCCGGAAATATTTTCTGTGGAAGTGCTCACAGCACAAAACAATGCAGATTTGCTGATCGAACAGGCAGTGAAGTTTTTGCCAAAGGTGGTTGTGATAGGCAACGAGTTGTTTTATGACAAAGTGTCTGCCGCACTTTCTTCTTTTTCCATAAAGGTATATGGTGGAAATTCGGCGTTGGTTTCCGTTGTAGAATCTGATTCTATTGATATTGTGCTAACAGCAATGGTTGGTTACGCAGGTTTATTACCAACCATCCATGCCATAAAAGCGGGAAAAGATATTGCTCTGGCAAATAAAGAAACGCTGGTTGTGGCGGGAGAATTAATCACGAATCTTGCCAAAGAATATAATGTCAGCATTTACCCGGTTGATTCAGAGCATTCTGCGATTTTCCAATGTTTGGCGGGAGAAGAAAATAATCCGATTGAAAAAATAATCCTGACGGCTTCCGGCGGACCGTTCCGTGGAAAAGATAGTGCTTTTTTAGCATCGGTTACCAAACTGCAGGCACTCAAACATCCGAATTGGAGTATGGGGGCGAAAATTACGATTGACTCCGCCACATTGATGAATAAGGGTTTGGAAGTAATTGAAGCCAAATGGTTATTCGATCTTTCTGCAAACCAGATTGATGTGATCGTTCACCCGCAAAGCATTATTCATTCGATGGTGCAGTTTGAAGATGGAAGTATCAAAGCGCAAATGGGCTTGCCCGATATGAAATTACCAATTCAGTATGCGCTTCATTATCCATACCGATTGAAGTCATCTTTTCCAAGATTTGATTTTACGGCTTATCCTTCATTAACCTTTGAAAAGCCGGATCTGGAAACTTTCAGAAACCTTGCCATTGCTTATCAGGCGTTGGAGAAAAAAGGAAATGCGGCATGTATTGTAAATGCAGCCAATGAAATTGCAGTTGAAGCGTTCCTTCAGGATAGAATTGGTTTTCTGGAAATTTCGGATGTGATTATTGAAAGCATTGCTAAAATTGATTATGTTGAAAATCCGACTTACCTTGACTACGTTGACACCAATGAAGCTACAAGGCGCTTTGCCTTGGAAATGATACAAGTAAAAGTTTAA
- a CDS encoding glycosyltransferase family 2 protein, giving the protein MKLSVVIPAYNEEESITDTLRSLYQTLKKYNIPHEIFVTNDNSKDGTVRVLDELSIEIPTLVYQTNLGPNGFGYAVRYGLERFSGDCVAVFMADLSDDPEDLVKYYNKMLEGDYDCVFGSRWEKGGKVIDYPALKKVINRVANFIVRIIMGIKYNDTTNAFKLYKRETIEGIKPFLAPHFNLTIELPLKAIVRGYNYAVVPNSWTNRKYGESKLKIKEMGSRYFFILMYCFIEKFFSRGDYMKKSVAPKKEVSR; this is encoded by the coding sequence ATGAAGCTAAGTGTTGTAATACCAGCATATAACGAAGAAGAATCGATCACTGACACTTTAAGGTCTCTTTATCAAACCTTGAAGAAGTACAATATTCCGCACGAAATTTTCGTGACGAACGATAATTCAAAAGATGGAACAGTACGTGTGCTGGATGAACTTTCTATCGAAATTCCAACACTTGTTTACCAGACCAACCTTGGACCTAACGGTTTTGGATATGCGGTTCGTTATGGTCTTGAACGTTTTTCAGGAGATTGCGTAGCCGTTTTTATGGCCGACTTATCTGATGATCCTGAGGATCTTGTAAAATATTACAACAAAATGTTGGAAGGCGATTACGATTGTGTTTTTGGATCGCGCTGGGAAAAAGGAGGAAAAGTAATCGATTACCCTGCTTTGAAAAAAGTAATCAACCGGGTTGCCAATTTCATCGTACGGATAATCATGGGTATCAAATATAACGACACCACCAACGCTTTCAAATTATACAAAAGAGAAACGATTGAAGGTATCAAACCTTTTCTTGCACCGCATTTCAACCTTACAATTGAACTTCCTTTGAAAGCGATCGTTCGTGGTTATAATTACGCGGTAGTTCCTAATAGCTGGACAAACCGGAAATACGGCGAGTCAAAATTGAAGATTAAAGAAATGGGAAGTCGTTATTTCTTTATTTTGATGTATTGCTTCATTGAGAAATTTTTCTCCCGCGGCGATTACATGAAGAAATCAGTAGCTCCGAAAAAAGAGGTTAGCAGATAA
- a CDS encoding glycosyltransferase family 2 protein, with the protein MIKVSVCVPTFNHEEYIEQMLKGALMQETDFAFEIVIGDDASTDNSQEIIQKYAEQYPEIIRAYLHKENQGPDSPREFAGRNNVLQLLKACKGEYVAMCEGDDYWTDPHKLQKQVDFLDSHPDFSICHHNMLVTYEDGSPGHTFNKDSQPLVSTIDDILQDRWFMATASWMYRNYFLTEDFAPWHALAAAGDWALSIQLAAKGKIGYLPEIMGVYRKHSAGLSNVHSNVNVWFLKNRKEMFENVNLWLDKKYDATIIKTVANYGEQLRKLEKIGSSI; encoded by the coding sequence ATGATCAAAGTTTCCGTTTGCGTTCCTACATTTAATCACGAAGAATATATTGAGCAAATGCTGAAAGGCGCGCTCATGCAGGAAACTGATTTCGCTTTTGAAATTGTAATCGGTGACGACGCCTCCACAGACAATTCGCAGGAGATTATTCAAAAATACGCTGAACAATATCCTGAAATAATCAGAGCCTATTTGCATAAAGAAAATCAGGGACCAGATAGTCCACGGGAATTTGCCGGAAGAAATAATGTGCTTCAATTATTGAAAGCCTGCAAAGGTGAATATGTGGCGATGTGTGAAGGCGATGATTATTGGACGGATCCGCATAAACTTCAAAAACAGGTTGATTTTCTGGATTCTCATCCGGATTTTTCAATTTGTCACCACAATATGCTGGTAACTTATGAAGACGGATCACCGGGCCATACTTTCAATAAGGATTCTCAGCCACTTGTTTCTACTATTGACGATATTCTTCAGGATCGATGGTTTATGGCAACAGCAAGCTGGATGTACCGGAATTATTTCCTGACAGAAGATTTTGCTCCCTGGCATGCGCTTGCAGCTGCGGGCGACTGGGCGTTAAGCATTCAGCTGGCCGCCAAAGGGAAAATTGGTTATCTGCCTGAAATAATGGGCGTGTATAGAAAACACAGCGCAGGACTTAGTAATGTCCATTCAAATGTGAATGTCTGGTTTTTGAAAAACCGGAAAGAAATGTTTGAAAATGTAAACCTGTGGCTGGATAAAAAATACGACGCAACAATTATCAAGACCGTTGCCAACTATGGCGAACAACTACGAAAACTAGAAAAAATTGGCAGTTCAATATAA
- a CDS encoding glycosyltransferase family 2 protein has protein sequence MNKVSVVILTFNQAAFIGKTIESALNQTTNFDYEILVGDDFSTDGARDIILDYQNRYPGKVKAVLHSKNLGQNGLFNTIETLKLADGQYIAPLDGDDYWTDTTKLQKQVDFMDSHPDYSACFHNALITFEDGSPSVEVNPPNQKEKIEMEDLIGEDEIWFMATSAVMFKNHLMYYPEWFLKSTSGDIPRYVILAKHGPIGYIPGVMSVYRKNKGGASFKDHYRDVRFLRNRIMMYKGINEETNHQFDKSLRKNIARYYRMLLDARQMSKSYFRRAGLAANYLFLKGADLRECKDVTRDYILPKWLMSAYSFVALLPYRFRQSSH, from the coding sequence ATGAATAAGGTAAGTGTAGTTATACTTACGTTCAACCAAGCCGCTTTTATTGGTAAAACGATAGAAAGTGCTTTGAATCAAACGACAAATTTTGATTACGAAATACTTGTCGGCGACGACTTCTCAACGGATGGAGCGAGAGATATTATTTTAGATTATCAAAACCGGTATCCCGGAAAAGTAAAGGCCGTTCTGCATTCCAAAAATCTTGGGCAGAACGGTCTTTTCAATACAATCGAAACACTTAAACTTGCTGACGGACAATACATTGCGCCCTTAGATGGTGATGATTACTGGACCGACACGACTAAGCTTCAAAAACAGGTCGATTTCATGGATTCACATCCTGATTATTCCGCCTGTTTTCATAATGCGCTGATCACTTTTGAAGACGGATCTCCTTCCGTTGAAGTGAACCCGCCAAATCAAAAGGAAAAAATCGAAATGGAAGATCTTATCGGAGAAGATGAGATCTGGTTCATGGCAACTTCGGCTGTGATGTTTAAAAACCATCTGATGTATTATCCTGAATGGTTTTTGAAATCAACGAGCGGTGATATTCCACGTTATGTGATTTTGGCAAAACATGGCCCGATCGGATATATTCCGGGCGTTATGTCAGTTTATAGAAAAAATAAAGGCGGAGCCAGCTTTAAGGATCATTATCGTGACGTACGTTTTTTACGTAACCGGATTATGATGTACAAAGGCATTAACGAAGAGACAAATCACCAGTTTGATAAATCTCTGCGGAAAAACATTGCGAGGTATTATCGCATGTTGCTGGACGCCAGGCAAATGTCAAAAAGCTATTTCAGAAGAGCTGGTCTGGCTGCAAATTATCTTTTTCTTAAAGGCGCTGATCTTAGAGAATGCAAGGATGTGACGCGTGATTATATTTTGCCAAAATGGTTGATGAGCGCTTACAGTTTTGTAGCCCTGCTGCCATACCGTTTTCGCCAATCGAGTCATTGA
- a CDS encoding phytanoyl-CoA dioxygenase family protein, protein MSTLQQQFNNDGYVILRNFLDKDLINSIYTEARKIFAVQIKRATGKSVDIDDKDAFENAMFEFFEKDFNAFVNTGKTVQHSFSLHRLGVDPQIEDLLKQVGISNPIIGARPAMQFNSRFLSKDGSKHWKLDAHQDWRTGQGSLDSTVIWFPMVDAGADIGALQVIPGSHKTGLKESSTSGYQGGITAGIKDEDFVQTEFSVGDILIFSAFLVHQSGNNITNNIRWSVQLRYNNLDEPTFIERGYPMAYIYAPEKELVTPDFPSVQQLQHVFS, encoded by the coding sequence ATGAGCACACTTCAGCAGCAATTTAACAACGACGGATATGTTATCCTTCGTAATTTTTTAGATAAAGATTTAATCAATTCAATTTATACCGAGGCGCGCAAAATTTTTGCTGTCCAGATAAAAAGAGCAACCGGAAAATCGGTTGATATTGATGATAAGGATGCTTTCGAAAATGCAATGTTTGAATTTTTCGAAAAGGATTTTAATGCTTTTGTCAATACCGGAAAAACGGTTCAACATTCATTTTCATTACATAGATTGGGTGTTGATCCGCAAATTGAAGATTTACTGAAACAAGTTGGTATATCAAATCCGATTATCGGAGCTCGTCCTGCGATGCAGTTTAACAGTCGTTTTTTGTCAAAAGATGGCAGCAAACACTGGAAACTGGATGCACACCAGGACTGGCGCACAGGCCAGGGATCTTTGGATAGTACGGTGATCTGGTTTCCTATGGTTGATGCAGGTGCTGATATTGGTGCTTTGCAGGTAATTCCGGGAAGCCACAAAACAGGTTTGAAAGAATCCAGTACTTCTGGTTACCAGGGCGGAATTACAGCGGGAATTAAAGATGAAGATTTTGTTCAGACTGAATTTTCAGTAGGTGATATTCTGATTTTTTCTGCTTTTCTGGTACATCAGTCTGGAAATAATATTACCAATAACATCCGCTGGTCGGTTCAGTTGCGGTATAATAATCTTGACGAGCCTACATTTATTGAGCGCGGATATCCGATGGCTTATATTTATGCTCCTGAAAAGGAACTTGTGACGCCGGATTTCCCAAGCGTGCAGCAATTACAGCACGTATTTAGCTGA
- a CDS encoding class I SAM-dependent methyltransferase, whose product MTHQDFLKALVCPLTGSPLTIAADGKTLTSEDGTIYEVGDTGIVNMLYPKELLPGDAHEQYLYDQAFLRYDKGVSWVFETLNHSDEAATRRFFIDLMDLKPGMKALEVGAGTGKDSALILEKVKPGGTAVLSDLSPNMLKLAQEKLSTDDVNVHYFLGNGSYLPFADDTFDAVFHFGGINTFSERKRAFDELTRVVRPGGKVVVGDESVAPWLRNTPTYATLLKANPLFRAEVPIEDVPANVENFKLHYVFGNAFYVMEYTVTAKAPEVDIDLPIPGKDFVDNWRLRAEKAEA is encoded by the coding sequence ATGACGCATCAGGATTTTCTTAAAGCGTTGGTTTGTCCGCTTACCGGCAGTCCATTAACAATCGCCGCAGACGGCAAAACGCTTACCAGTGAAGACGGTACAATCTATGAAGTAGGCGACACAGGAATTGTCAACATGCTTTATCCTAAGGAGTTACTACCAGGCGACGCACACGAACAATATCTTTACGATCAGGCATTTCTTCGTTATGATAAAGGCGTTTCATGGGTTTTTGAAACTTTAAATCACTCGGACGAAGCAGCCACACGCCGCTTTTTTATTGATTTGATGGATCTTAAACCAGGCATGAAAGCACTTGAAGTAGGTGCCGGAACCGGAAAAGACTCTGCTTTAATTTTGGAAAAAGTAAAACCAGGCGGAACTGCAGTTTTATCTGATTTATCTCCAAATATGCTGAAACTTGCTCAGGAGAAACTTTCTACTGACGATGTTAACGTTCATTACTTTTTAGGAAATGGCTCATATTTGCCGTTTGCCGACGATACTTTTGACGCTGTATTCCATTTTGGCGGTATCAATACTTTCTCAGAAAGAAAAAGAGCATTTGACGAATTGACACGCGTTGTTCGTCCGGGTGGAAAAGTGGTTGTGGGTGACGAAAGTGTTGCGCCATGGTTACGGAACACGCCTACTTATGCTACTTTATTGAAAGCGAATCCTCTTTTCCGTGCCGAGGTACCGATTGAGGATGTTCCTGCAAATGTTGAGAATTTCAAATTGCACTATGTTTTCGGGAATGCTTTTTATGTAATGGAATATACTGTTACTGCAAAAGCTCCGGAAGTTGATATTGATCTTCCGATTCCTGGAAAAGATTTCGTAGATAACTGGCGTTTGCGCGCTGAAAAAGCGGAAGCTTAA